The sequence CGAGACTTACCTTCAGGTGGATTAAGGGTTTTACGTAGCGGATCAACATCAATTTTCCACATATGTGATTTACGGACGTTGTCAAAGCCTGCGACATCAGGGAACTGGATCGCCGTGAAGTTTTCACAACTACCCATGTTTGGCATATGGCAGCTTTGGCAGGTTTGTTTGCTGTGAGTCTTGGTATTACTCGCAATTTCGGCCTGTGCCGTATGGCAATCGGTACATTCTTTGATGATTTTGGGTTTGGTAATACCGGATTTCCAATCTCCATCCGTCACTTCGTGTGGGTCGTGACAGGTAGAACAACGCATGCCTTTATCGTAGTGAGATGAGGCAAACATTTGCGAACCTTCTGTACCACAGGATGGGCAAGAAGATTTCATCTTCACGTTAAAGGCATATTCCAGTTTATCTTTACCCTGCGGCGTTTCGGCTAACTCTTCAACAAAGTTGAAACGCTGGTGACAACGCTCACAGTTAGACGGCATACCACCACCGATACCACCATCTAAATGACCACCTGCACCATGACACTCTTCACAGGTAATACCTTTAGAAATAGTATGTTTTTGTAATTCTTTAGGATTACCTAAAGCTGCAAAAAACTCATCCTTCGTTTTAAAGTCAAACTTAAAGGAGTGGCACATTTCACAATAGGAACTGGCAGGCTGGAATAAGAATTCCTTCTCATATTTAGCGCCATAGGAGCTCATACCCCATTGGTGTGAACCACTTCCGCCAAAATCTTCCATTTTAGTTGGAAAGTCAGGAATAACTTTCTGGATTTTCTTTGCCATTTCAGGTGTTAACCATTCAGCCCAACCACGGGAGAATTGGTTACCACCAGCGACCATAGTACCAGTGCCATCTTTAAGCAGACCGTCCTTCACATGGTACGTTCCGCGGACTAAGTAACCGTCGATAAAGCCATATTTTGTTCTTGGCGTACCTACAGTGGCATAAATCACATCTGGAGTAATACCGTCTGGCAGGATAGAGGTATCCTTAGTGCCATACATGGTTTTATCTAGATTGTTTTCAACCTCTGGATGCTCCCCAGGGAAACGAATCGTTTTTGAATGGCGTGAACGTCTCCATTTCTCATACTGTGGACCATGACACTCACCACATTTTTCAGGGCCAACAAACTTGTTGGGAAAATCTAAAATCGATTTTGCGCCTAAACGGTATTGTAGGGCCTTGGGACGTTGACCATCGTTATAGGAACTGTAACGCACCGCAGTGCCATCCGTTGAATTCACTTCTTTACTGTGTTTGCTGTAAGCAATACTGTCACCACCGTGTAAATATTCTTCACCACGATCACTGACTTTATAAGTGCCCTTTAATCGCCCTTCTGCGTCATATTTAAAAACGGGGTGATTTTCAAATAAAAAATCAAACAACTCTTTTTCTTGAACAATATAATCCTGTAGTGTTTTAACACCACGAGATTGTTCCATTAAATTTTCAGCTAAATTGGGGTTAGCCAAAATATCTTGAGTATAGTGGGATTGCTGTTTATTACCCACTCCAGGAACCACCTTATTATCCGATTTAGCATCGGCAGCGATTGAGATGGTACTTATGGCAGAACCTAAACCAAATAGCACACTGAGTGCCACCTTGGATTTCCATCGTTTCATCATTCACTCCTAATTATCATTAGTTTTATATTTTCCACTGAACCTAACTGCTCACTGAACGACATAAACAATTGACCAGTGATGGCATAATGGAGACAAAAAACCATGAAAAATCAGAGCTAGAGCACATTAAATACCCGCTGATAAATAAAGAGAAGTGAAAGCGGCAAAAACATATAAAATACAAACACATAAACACAATCAACCACTTATTTTTTAGAAGTAAAAAAGCCTGTTTTAGTTATAAAAAAAACTAAAAATAGATTTTATTTTTCAAAAATAATTAAGGATGGGATGGAGTGAATTAATAACGAATAAGATCACATTATCAAATGAAAAATTCGACTAATCTCAAAATGGACAGTGATGCAAATCAGTCGTTAAATGATGTTTTAACAATGTGTTCAACCAAGACTGATATGAAATTTAAATATTAAATAAAACTTATTAAGGCAATAAAGTTAAAAACTTAAAATCACATGAACAAAGTAACTATCAACACTCTTTTATTTTACCGCGTTATCATTATTCTAAGGAATAATAAATGACAACTATGGTTCCAGAGATTGGGCATATATTATTGATCATCAGTAGCGTATTGGCATTATTTTCTGCAATACTGCCACTAATGGGGATTAAGCAGCATAATGCCTATCTGGTTGGGTTAAGTCCGGTACTCTTTAGAACCATATTTGCCTCAGTCTTTCTGTCACTTCTTTGCTTAATTTATTGTTTTGTCACTGATGACTTTTCTGTTGCTTATGTTGCAAACCACTCGAATAGCCAATTGGCATTGGGCTATAAAGTGGCCGCCGTTTGGGGCAGCCATGAAGGGTCAATGCTCTTCTGGATATTTGCGATTGCTCTTTGGGGCGCAATCATCAGTTATCGCGTGAAGATAGCGGATTGCACTCAGGATAAGGCCACCGATAGCTACCAAGACACCCTGTATTTTGCGAGACTGTTGGCTATTCTGGCGTTAGTGATCCTTGGTTTTAACCTATTTTTACTCTTTACCTCTAATCCCTTTGCCCGTTTATTACCTAACATTCCAATTGAAGGGCGAGATCTTAACCCCATTTTGCAAGACATAGGCCTCATATTACACCCCCCCATGCTCTTTCTTGGCTATGTAGGCCTTACGGTTTGCTTTGCCGCAGCGTTAGCATCACTGCTCGGTGGTGGCTTTAATACTCGCCAAATTAACTATTTACGACCTTGGGTATTATTAGCGTGGGTGTTTCTCACAGGCGGCAATGCCTTTGGATCTTGGTGGGCCTATAACGAACTGGGTTGGGGTGGTTGGTGGTTTTGGGATCCTGTCGAAAATGCCTCCTTTATTCCTTGGCTTGTGGCAACAGCATTAGTGCATTCCCTCATTCTCACTCAACGTACTCATGGCTTTAAACTGACGACTTTACTGCTGTGCTTATTGGCATTTTCACTCAGTTTACTCGGCAGCTTTTTGGTGCGCTCCGGCATAGTGCAATCGGTACATGCCTTTGCCGCCGATCCTACCCGTGGCATGTCAATCCTCTGCTTATTAGTGATTTTTGTTGGTGCAGGGTTACTGATTTTTGCGCTCAAAGCGCATCATTTAAAACAGGATGTGACTTTCGCGCTTTTTAGTAAGGAAACGCTGTTACTGCTCGGGATCGTTATCTTAGTCGTTGCCGCGTTTTCCGTGTTACTCGGCACATTTTACCCTTTGATCTATGAGCTACTGGATTTAGGCACACTTTCAGTGGGCGCCCCATATTTCAACGCTATATTTGTCCCCCTCACTTTCTTGCTTGTCCTGTTAATGGGCATTGCGCCCTTAGTGCAATGGCAAAAAGTGCAATGGCAAAATGCCTCAAAGACTCGTATTACTTCCCTGCTCATTCCTAGCCTAATGATATTAGCCGTCGCAGGCTGGGTAAGCTTACAAGCCGCCTCGGGCAGTAGCTTATTTTTACTCCTTGGCACTGCCGCAGCACTTTGGTTGCTGGTGTGTTTATTGCTCACGATATTGGTAGCCTCGGGATTGGGTAGACGAGTATATGCCTGTCAATCCGCCCCCAACGACTCACCCGTTAAGTCATCAAAACAAGGGTTTGTCGCCATGCTATTCGCCCACTTTGGGGTAGCGATCACTATTATAGGAGCAACATCCGTCTCCTTTTTTGAGCAGGAAGCCCTGCTACGAATGGGGCCAGGTCAAGGTAAGCCTTTAGCGGGTTATGTCTTAGTTTATGAAAGCACAGAGAATGTTGAAACCAACAGCTTTACCGCCATTCAAGCCAATATCAGTATCCGTGATGCAGCGAATGATGAACGGGTTTTAGGCTATATCACACCACAACGACAAACCTTTAAAAGCAACGGGATGGAAATGTCCCACGCGGGTATCGACCACGGTTTATGGCGGGATATTTATGTGTCCATGGGGCTGCAATTAAGTGATAACGAATACCTTATCCGTATCAGCTACAAACCCCTCGCGAGTTGGATCTGGCTTGGCGCCCTATTAATGATGCTCGGCGGGGCGATTGCCGCTTGGCCTACTCGTCGTTTCAGCTCTCAAGCTGATTTAACAACCTTATTTAGCCTATCCCATCACAAACCAAAGGAGACGCTTGCCTAATGAATCCAATATTGCGCTTTTTAGTCTTACTGCTCCCTATCACCCTATTTGGGATAGGAACCACATCCTTATCCATGGCGCAAGCACAGCCCATATCTGGCCTTTCCCACCAACAACAGGCAATGGATATCAGTAAAGTGCTACGTTGCCCTATGGCGACGAATCAAAGCCTATTTGAATCACAGGCACCTATCGCCCATGAACTCAAAGCACAAATATTCTCGATGCTAGAACAGGGGCAAAGCCAAGATGAGATTATCGATTTTATGGTGCAGCGCTATGGTGAAAAAATCCGTTATCAACCTGAGTTTAAGGCATCCACGTCCGCACTTTGGCTTGGGCCACTGCTGTTATTAGTGCTTGGTGTTGGGCTTTGTTTTGGTTTGATAACCCGAAAAAAAACACAATCGTCTATTTGAAATAAAGGATAACCAAATGAAATTACGCTATTTTCCCTTTGTTCTACTGGCGTGTTTTGGCCTATTTTCTAATAGCAGCCCAGCACACTCATTAGACAATAAACTCTACAGCACGGGCGAGCCCCTTCCTAAACCTCGAGTTATGACGGGCTTTGTAGAGATGCAGCACGCACGCGGCGTACCAGAAGTCCACTTTATTGATGAATCAGGGCAAACTCAAACCCTAAAACAGCACCAAGGAAAATTGGTTTTGGTCAACCTTTGGGCAACCTGGTGTACCCCCTGTTTACGGGAAATTCCAGAACTCCAAAAACTGAAGCAACAATATCAAGGGAAAAATATCGCCATCATCCCTATCTCTATCGATGAAGAACCTAAAGATGTACGCCCTTTTCTTAACCAATATGGCTTTAGCGGCTATGCCACTTGGCTTGACCCAAAGCAAAATGTAGAGCAAATCATCCCAGCGAATGTCGTCCCAGCGAGTTATATTTTTGATGCTAAAGGTAATCTTGTGGGTTTTGTACGGGGTTATTTAGATTGGAGTGATAAAGATGTTGGCCCTTATCTTGATCAACTGATTGCAAAATACGGCCAATAATCACCAAGTAACACAGGCTCACAATATATTTCTCCATTCGGTCATCCGCCAATATTTGCCGAAACCCGCTGCTACCCATTTGGCTGCGGGTATTTTTATATTCGCCCCATCTTTGTATTCTGCGGTGCGTTTCTTTAAAATTGTCGCCAAACTTTTTTATATCAAGGCACATCAGATGAAACTCACCCGCTTAACTCAACCTATTTATGACCACTTATATCGTGATATCAGTGAGTTTCGTCGCACCTTCGATTTACCCGTTAATGATGTTCATTCCTTAGATGACAAGGCTGACACCCTACATACTTCACTGATTATTGAGGAGTTAACTGAGCTTGCCGAAGCCGATAGCCGTATCGAACAGGCCGATGCCATAGTCGATTCTGTATATGTGTTAATGGGACGTTTAGTGCATTTGGGCGCGCAAGCAATGACGGACAGACTCGAAATCAGTTACCTGATTGACTTGTTGCTTTGCGTGGCTCATAACCGTGAAATCGACTTTATCGCCTGCTGGGATGAAGTGCATTCGAGCAATATGAGTAAAGTGTGCCGTAACGAGCAAGAACTGGCTGAGACTATTGCCTTTTATGCCAAACAAGGTGTTGAAATTGTCGGTAGTCAGCAAGGTGATTTTATCATCGCCAAATGCGCTAAAGATGTGGAAATGGCAGGTAAAGTCGTTCGCCAAGGCAAGGTACTAAAATCGGTTTACTATCGCCCAGCAGATTTAACAACACTGGTTAAAGCCTAAACGCTTTCGAGTCGACTCTACGGCAGCGCAGGCTTTTCAATGATATTTATCACGGGGAAATTCGTATGAATCCAGCGAAAGTGGTGCGTGCCGAGGTTAAGCAATTAACGGATTTACCCAATATTGGTAAAGCCTGCGCTGCGGATCTGCGTCTACTCGGCATAGAGACGCCAGTGCAATTGCTTGGGAGAAATCCCTACGAAATGTACCGCACACTCAACACATTAACAGGGGTAAAACAGGATCCTTGTATGCTCGATGTGTTTATCTCCATCACCCGTTTTATGGCGGGTGATGATCCTAAGCCTTGGTGGTTTTACACCGATGAACGCAAAAATACCTTAGGACAGACTAAGCCTTAACTTTTAGCTTCCAGCCTGTGTATCTATTTGTATAACTTCAGGTTCTTCCCTTAGCCATTCCCGCCAAATGGCTACCAGCAAGGCCATCAGTACTGGACCGACAAATAAACCAACAAACCCCATGGTTTTCACCCCGCCGATCAGACCGAAAAAAGTCGGTAAGAAAGGTAATTTAATCGGCCCACCAACAAGATTTGGCCTTAGGGTTTTATCGACAATAAACAGCTCTATACTGCCCCAAAGGAATAAACCGACTCCGGCGGTCATATCACCAGTGCCGACAAGATAGAGTGAAATCAAGGTAAACATAGTGGGCGCACCGCCGGGGATAAGCGCCATAAATGCGGTTAACACCCCAAAAGCCACAGCCGAAGGTACACCCGCAATCCAATAGGCAATGCCGAGCACTATGCCCTCACCAATGGCAATAAGCGTCATACCTATCACGGTAGAACTAACCGTTGCAGGCACCACGCGGGAAAAACTGTGCCAACGGGCAGGCAAAACACGTTCACCCACAATATCGAGCTGTTTCGCAATATGTTCGCCATCTTTATATAAGAAAAACAAAGTGATCAGCATAAAAAGTAAGGTCAGTAACAGCCCTAAGGTGTTCCAGCCCAATTGCAGTACCCAACGGGAAATACCACTTAAATTTTGACCACTGATGGCACTGATTATTTTACCCAACTCGTGGGGTTCACCGATAAACTCGTGCCATTGCAGGGTGAGCCACTCTCCTATCAAAGGTAATTCTTTGATCCAGACAGGCACAGCAGCACCATGCTGATTCGTGTGGACGAGCCACTCAACCCAGCCCCTAATTTCATGTAAAGCATAGGAAAAAACGAACGCAAGCGGGATAACCAACCCTAATACAATGAGCACCAAAGCAATCGTCGCCGCCAACGCTGAACGACCACGGCATTTTGCCAATAGTTTTTGATAAAGCGGCCAACTCGAAAAACACACAATCAGGGCAGCTAAGGCGGGGACTAAAAAGTCGATAAAAAAGAATACACCGGCACATAAGAGTAAAATTAACAGAGTTCGACCAATTGCGGCATTACTGAAAATCGGCGTCATAACTAAACTGTATCCTTTACTTCAAAGCATTAACTCATAGGTTTGATATTCTATTTCTAGAAAGCAGATTTTATGACACTTCTGCACTCAACCAAATCCCCAACGCCAATTGTTTTGTAAGCTCTGCGGCGGGAATCGCCTGACAGCCAGTTGCATTTTGGCCGCACCAGAGCGGACTAAAATCGCCAAATCCCTGTTGTTCAGCAGCGCTTCGCAATCCAGCGATAGCATTCGAAGCAAGCGGAAAATCCGGTACCGCACTATTGATAGGCCCAAGTTCGGCCATAAAACGGTTTACAATACCGCGGGCAGGGCGGCCAGAAAATAAATTAGTGAGCGCCGTATGTTGCGCAGTCTCACTTTGCAGTGCTGCGCGGTGAATTTTAGTGGTAGTGCATTCAGGACAGAGTAAATAGGCCGTACCCACTTGCACCGCCGACGCGCCCATTGCCATCGCAGCGCGCACCGTTTTAGCATCGACTATCCCGCCCGCGGCGATAACAGGTACATCAACGGCGGCAATAATCTGTGGCAATAAAGCAAAAGTACCAAGCTGCTCGGTGAGATCGTCCGATAGGAAATGCCCCCTGTGCCCCCCAGCCTCTAAACCCTGAGCAATAATGGCATCTACCCCACGCGCTTCTAACCATAAGGCTTCTTCTAAAGTGGTTGCGGTAGAAATAACCTTGGAACCCCAAGATTTAATCTCCAGCAACA is a genomic window of Shewanella putrefaciens containing:
- the sirA gene encoding dissimilatory sulfite reductase SirA; the protein is MKRWKSKVALSVLFGLGSAISTISIAADAKSDNKVVPGVGNKQQSHYTQDILANPNLAENLMEQSRGVKTLQDYIVQEKELFDFLFENHPVFKYDAEGRLKGTYKVSDRGEEYLHGGDSIAYSKHSKEVNSTDGTAVRYSSYNDGQRPKALQYRLGAKSILDFPNKFVGPEKCGECHGPQYEKWRRSRHSKTIRFPGEHPEVENNLDKTMYGTKDTSILPDGITPDVIYATVGTPRTKYGFIDGYLVRGTYHVKDGLLKDGTGTMVAGGNQFSRGWAEWLTPEMAKKIQKVIPDFPTKMEDFGGSGSHQWGMSSYGAKYEKEFLFQPASSYCEMCHSFKFDFKTKDEFFAALGNPKELQKHTISKGITCEECHGAGGHLDGGIGGGMPSNCERCHQRFNFVEELAETPQGKDKLEYAFNVKMKSSCPSCGTEGSQMFASSHYDKGMRCSTCHDPHEVTDGDWKSGITKPKIIKECTDCHTAQAEIASNTKTHSKQTCQSCHMPNMGSCENFTAIQFPDVAGFDNVRKSHMWKIDVDPLRKTLNPPEGKSRDSSTKGWTVAKDENGHNYLDLMWTCARTSASDHDVVDNKGCHSQFQSKLGEGLHFKDQQEIYGRVQKWQKPVKEAYAKVEKALISIDKSPNMAKLSVEDKTQVLLLTDKAQDVLKLIKADGSWGVHGARYSQKRLDAALTYVTQAQAIIDGKALSAKKI
- a CDS encoding heme lyase CcmF/NrfE family subunit, with translation MTTMVPEIGHILLIISSVLALFSAILPLMGIKQHNAYLVGLSPVLFRTIFASVFLSLLCLIYCFVTDDFSVAYVANHSNSQLALGYKVAAVWGSHEGSMLFWIFAIALWGAIISYRVKIADCTQDKATDSYQDTLYFARLLAILALVILGFNLFLLFTSNPFARLLPNIPIEGRDLNPILQDIGLILHPPMLFLGYVGLTVCFAAALASLLGGGFNTRQINYLRPWVLLAWVFLTGGNAFGSWWAYNELGWGGWWFWDPVENASFIPWLVATALVHSLILTQRTHGFKLTTLLLCLLAFSLSLLGSFLVRSGIVQSVHAFAADPTRGMSILCLLVIFVGAGLLIFALKAHHLKQDVTFALFSKETLLLLGIVILVVAAFSVLLGTFYPLIYELLDLGTLSVGAPYFNAIFVPLTFLLVLLMGIAPLVQWQKVQWQNASKTRITSLLIPSLMILAVAGWVSLQAASGSSLFLLLGTAAALWLLVCLLLTILVASGLGRRVYACQSAPNDSPVKSSKQGFVAMLFAHFGVAITIIGATSVSFFEQEALLRMGPGQGKPLAGYVLVYESTENVETNSFTAIQANISIRDAANDERVLGYITPQRQTFKSNGMEMSHAGIDHGLWRDIYVSMGLQLSDNEYLIRISYKPLASWIWLGALLMMLGGAIAAWPTRRFSSQADLTTLFSLSHHKPKETLA
- a CDS encoding cytochrome c-type biogenesis protein, yielding MNPILRFLVLLLPITLFGIGTTSLSMAQAQPISGLSHQQQAMDISKVLRCPMATNQSLFESQAPIAHELKAQIFSMLEQGQSQDEIIDFMVQRYGEKIRYQPEFKASTSALWLGPLLLLVLGVGLCFGLITRKKTQSSI
- a CDS encoding TlpA family protein disulfide reductase; its protein translation is MKLRYFPFVLLACFGLFSNSSPAHSLDNKLYSTGEPLPKPRVMTGFVEMQHARGVPEVHFIDESGQTQTLKQHQGKLVLVNLWATWCTPCLREIPELQKLKQQYQGKNIAIIPISIDEEPKDVRPFLNQYGFSGYATWLDPKQNVEQIIPANVVPASYIFDAKGNLVGFVRGYLDWSDKDVGPYLDQLIAKYGQ
- a CDS encoding nucleoside triphosphate pyrophosphohydrolase family protein, yielding MKLTRLTQPIYDHLYRDISEFRRTFDLPVNDVHSLDDKADTLHTSLIIEELTELAEADSRIEQADAIVDSVYVLMGRLVHLGAQAMTDRLEISYLIDLLLCVAHNREIDFIACWDEVHSSNMSKVCRNEQELAETIAFYAKQGVEIVGSQQGDFIIAKCAKDVEMAGKVVRQGKVLKSVYYRPADLTTLVKA
- a CDS encoding helix-hairpin-helix domain-containing protein, translating into MNPAKVVRAEVKQLTDLPNIGKACAADLRLLGIETPVQLLGRNPYEMYRTLNTLTGVKQDPCMLDVFISITRFMAGDDPKPWWFYTDERKNTLGQTKP
- a CDS encoding AI-2E family transporter, which gives rise to MTPIFSNAAIGRTLLILLLCAGVFFFIDFLVPALAALIVCFSSWPLYQKLLAKCRGRSALAATIALVLIVLGLVIPLAFVFSYALHEIRGWVEWLVHTNQHGAAVPVWIKELPLIGEWLTLQWHEFIGEPHELGKIISAISGQNLSGISRWVLQLGWNTLGLLLTLLFMLITLFFLYKDGEHIAKQLDIVGERVLPARWHSFSRVVPATVSSTVIGMTLIAIGEGIVLGIAYWIAGVPSAVAFGVLTAFMALIPGGAPTMFTLISLYLVGTGDMTAGVGLFLWGSIELFIVDKTLRPNLVGGPIKLPFLPTFFGLIGGVKTMGFVGLFVGPVLMALLVAIWREWLREEPEVIQIDTQAGS
- a CDS encoding NAD(P)H-dependent flavin oxidoreductase, translating into MPCQLTRLFGIELPIIQAPMAGVQGSALTIAVSQAGALGSLPCAMLSLETLDAELSLIRSHTTKPINVNFFCHHEPEPQAAKQAAWLKQLTPYFTELGIHPDTQIAGAQRAPYTSAQAEVLAKFKPEVVSFHFGLPNEDLLLEIKSWGSKVISTATTLEEALWLEARGVDAIIAQGLEAGGHRGHFLSDDLTEQLGTFALLPQIIAAVDVPVIAAGGIVDAKTVRAAMAMGASAVQVGTAYLLCPECTTTKIHRAALQSETAQHTALTNLFSGRPARGIVNRFMAELGPINSAVPDFPLASNAIAGLRSAAEQQGFGDFSPLWCGQNATGCQAIPAAELTKQLALGIWLSAEVS